CAGCGACGGCCAGCTCCTGTACGTCGGGATCACCAGCACCCCCGCCAGCCGCATGGGCGCGCACCGGCGGGAGAAGCCGTGGTGGTCGGAGGTCGACCCCGCTCGCACCACCTACGACTGGTTGCCGGATAGACCGACGGCGGAACGCGCCGAGGTGGCCACCATCGCCCAGGAGTCGCCCAGGTACAACGTCGCCGACAATCCGGCCGAGCGGGCTGCGATGGTCGCTAGGGCGCGCGAGGTGTCGCGCGCCAGGCTCGCCAGCTACGCGGGCGACCTGCCAGCCGAGTGGGAGGCCGCCGCCGATGCCATCGAGGCCGTGGAGGATCCGGCGGAGCGGGCGCGGCTGGCCGGGCAGCAGTTGGCCGACGCGCCGGTCCAGCAGAAGGCGCTCCGGGCGGTCCGGGGCTCTGCGGTCAGGGAGATGCAGGCCGGCGGGTTGTCGAACGCTGAGATTGCGCGTCGGCTCGGCGTGCACCGCAACCGCGTCCCGCAATTGTTG
This sequence is a window from Micromonospora sp. WMMD980. Protein-coding genes within it:
- a CDS encoding GIY-YIG nuclease family protein, producing the protein MTHPAAVPTALYRLRDSDGQLLYVGITSTPASRMGAHRREKPWWSEVDPARTTYDWLPDRPTAERAEVATIAQESPRYNVADNPAERAAMVARAREVSRARLASYAGDLPAEWEAAADAIEAVEDPAERARLAGQQLADAPVQQKALRAVRGSAVREMQAGGLSNAEIARRLGVHRNRVPQLLT